One stretch of Salmo trutta chromosome 7, fSalTru1.1, whole genome shotgun sequence DNA includes these proteins:
- the sin3aa gene encoding SIN3 transcription regulator family member Aa isoform X3, with the protein MKRRLEEQEPVFASQQRRFTGSTEAFQHRVLAPAPAAYEAVGDSMQPTAGNIQYSVPQGYQVSTVPQNSSGHGHAPSPAVHHHSPAVQPHGPPVMQGHTHPPASAQGQQQFQRLKVEDALSYLDQVKLQFGNQPQVYNDFLDIMKEFKSQSIDTPGVISRVSQLFKGHPDLIMGFNTFLPPGYKIEVATNDLVNVTTPGQIHHITPHGISVSQIPLSGLPTPHQPPAPTTTSAPPPPTQPTPTKISKQPLQSPVLTPSSQPNPSIPAYASPRSPTLQPHTPISGTPNAPPLQNNQPVEFNHAINYVNKIKNRFQGQPDIYKAFLEILHTYQKEQRNAKEAGGNYTPALTEQEVYAQVARLFKNQEDLLSEFGQFLPDANSSVLLSKTTAEKAESVRNDHGGTAKKLQLNNKQRPNQNGCQIRMLSGTVATPPVKKKPKLLNLKDSSLVEASKHGDGTESLFFEKVRKGLRSAEAYDNFLRCLVIFNQEVISRAELVQLVLPFLGKFPELFNWFKNFLGYREMSHTERYPKERALEGIAMEIDYASCKRLGSSYRALPKSYTQPKCTGRTPLCKEVLNDTWVSFPSWSEDSTFVSSKKTQYEEHIYRCEDERFELDVVLETNLATIRMLETVQRKLSRMSAEEQAKFRLDNTLGGSSEVIHRKAIQRIYGDKAPDIIDGLKKNPAVSVPIVLKRLKTKEEEWREAQRGFNKIWREQNEKYYLKSLDHQGINFKQNDTKVLRSKTLLNEIESIYDERQEQASEENTAMPSGPHLTLTYEDSQILEDAAALIIHHVKRQTGIQKEDKYKIKQIIHHLIPDMLFAQRGELSDLEEEEEEEEMELDVSVAKKHNGVMQGGSPNKSSKLLFCNTGAQKLRSCAEAYNLFYVNNNWYIFLRLHQTLCSRLTRIYGQAERQIEEDIRERDWEREVLGLKRDKKDNPAIQLRLKEPMDIEVEDYYSAFLEMVRNLLDGNMEPAQYEDSLREMFTIHAYTAFTMDKLIQSIVRQLQHIVSDEICVQVTDLYLAEGTNEATGGPLPTQTSRASTEGCYQRKAEQIMSDENCFKLMFLKNRGHVQLTVELLDTEEENSDEPMEAERWSDYVGRYLNSDSTSPELREHLAQKPVFLPRNLRRIRKYQRGREQLEKEASEGEKKSMENAENLKMECMFKLNSYKMVYVFKSEDYMYRRTALLRAHQSHERVSTRLHKRFQAWVDFWVKEHVTRDMAAETNKWLMGEGRDGLVPCTTTRELEILHFMNINKYRVKYGSPLNAP; encoded by the exons ATGAAACGGCGCTTGGAGGAACAGGAACCGGTATTTGCGTCCCAACAGCGGCGCTTCACCGGCAGCACGGAGGCTTTCCAGCACCGCGTCCTGGCCCCGGCGCCTGCCGCGTACGAGGCCGTGGGCGACAGCATGCAGCCTACCGCAGGCAACATCCAGTATTCTGTCCCACAGGGCTACCAG GTCTCCACTGTGCCACAGAACTCGAGTGGTCATGGCCACGCCCCTAGCCCAGCTGTACACCACCACAGCCCAGCTGTCCAGCCCCATGGGCCCCCTGTGATGCAGGGCCACACTCACCCCCCTGCCTCAGCCCAGGGCCAGCAGCAATTCCAGAGGCTCAAG gtgGAAGATGCTTTGTCTTACCTGGACCAAGTGAAACTCCAGTTTGGCAACCAACCTCAAGTCTACAATGACTTCCTGGACATCATGAAGGAGTTCAAGTCTCAAAG CATTGACACTCCAGGGGTGATAAGCAGGGTATCCCAGCTCTTCAAAGGCCACCCTGACCTCATTATGGGATTCAACACCTTCCTGCCACCAGGCTACAAGATCGAGGTCGCGACCAACGACCTGGTCAATGTGACCACGCCGGGTCAGATCCACCACATCACCCCTCACGGCATCTCTGTCTCACAAATCCCCCTGTCGGGACTACCCACCCCGCACCAGCCGccagcccccaccaccacctctgcCCCACCCCCTCCCACACAGCCAACCCCTACCAAGATAAGCAAG CAGCCACTGCAATCTCCAGTCCTCACGCCAAGCAGCCAGCCCAATCCGTCCATCCCCGCCTATGCCTCCCCCCGATCCCCAACCCTGCAGCCCCACACCCCGATCAGTGGCACGCCCAATGCCCCTCCACTGCAGAACAACCAGCCTGTGGAGTTCAATCATGCCATCAACTACGTCAACAAGATCAAGAACCGTTTCCAGGGTCAGCCGGACATCTACAAAGCCTTCCTGGAGATCCTGCACACCTACCAG AAGGAGCAGCGGAATGCTAAGGAGGCAGGAGGGAACTACACCCCAGCCCTGACAGAGCAGGAGGTCTATGCCCAGGTGGCCCGGCTCTTCAAGAACCAGGAGGACCTTCTCTCTGAGTTTGGCCAGTTCCTACCAGATGCCAACAGCTCGGTG CTGTTAAGCAAGACGACAGCAGAAAAGGCGGAGTCTGTGCGGAATGACCACGGTGGCACAGCAAAGAAGCTGCAGCTCAACAACAAACAGAGGCCCAATCAGAACGGTTGCCAGATCCGCATGCTCTCTGGGACAGTTGCCACACCCCCTGTCAAG AAGAAGCCCAAGTTGCTGAATTTGAAAGACTCGTCCCTGGTAGAAGCCAGCAAACATGGAGATGGCACAGAATCTCTGTTCTTTGAGAAG GTGCGGAAGGGCTTGCGGAGTGCAGAGGCCTATGACAACTTCCTGCGTTGTTTGGTCATCTTCAACCAAGAGGTCATCTCCAGGGCTGAGCTGGTGCAACTGGTGCTGCCTTTCCTGGG GAAATTCCCCGAACTGTTCAATTGGTTCAAGAACTTCCTAGGATACCGGGAAATGTCCCACACTGAGCGCTATCCCAAGGAGCGTGCTTTGGAGGGCATTGCCATGGAGATCGACTATGCTTCCTGCAAGAGACTGGGATCGAGCTACAGAGCACTGCCGAAGAGCTACACGCAGCCAAAGTGCACCGGGAGAACGCCACTGTGCAAAGAG GTCCTCAATGACACCTGGGTGTCCTTCCCTTCCTGGTCTGAAGACTCTACCTTTGTGAGCTCCAAAAAGACCCAGTATGAGGAGCACATCTACAGATGTGAGGATGAACGCTTCGAG CTGGACGTGGTGCTGGAGACCAACCTGGCCACCATCCGCATGCTGGAGACAGTACAAAGAAAACTGTCCCGTATGTCTGCCGAGGAGCAGGCCAAGTTCCGCCTGGACAACACGCTGGGAGGCTCCTCGGAAGTCATCCATCGCAAGGCCATCCAGAGGATATATGGTGACAAGGCCCCTGACATCATCGATGGGCTCAAGAAGAACCCTGCCGTTTCTGTTCCCATTGTGCTGAAGAG GTTAAAGACCAAGGAGGAGGAGTGGCGGGAAGCCCAGAGGGGCTTCAACAAGATCTGGAGGGAGCAGAATGAGAAGTACTACTTGAAGTCTCTTGACCACCAAGGTATCAACTTCAAACAGAACGACACCAAGGTGCTACGATCCAAGACACTGCTCAATGAGATTGAGAGCATCTACGACGAG CGACAGGAACAGGCATCGGAAGAGAACACCGCGATGCCCAGCGGCCCCCACCTAACTTTGACCTACGAGGACAGCCAGATCCTGGAGGACGCTGCCGCCCTCATCATCCACCACGTCAAGCGGCAGACGGGCATCCAGAAGGAGGACAAGTACAAGATCAAACAAATCATTCACCACTTGATCCCCGACATGCTGTTCGCCCAGCGCGGCGAGCTCTCAGAcctggaggaagaagaagaggaagaggagatggagcTGGATGTGTCCGTGGCCAAGAAGCACAATGGCGTCATGCAAGGCGGAAGCCCCAACAAGTCCTCCAAGCTCCTCTTCTGCAACACGGGTGCCCAGAAGCTGCGAAGTTGCGCCGAGGCCTACAATCTATTTTACGTCAACAATAACTGGTACATCTTCCTGCGGCTGCACCAGACACTGTGCTCGCGGCTGACGCGGATCTacgggcaggcggagaggcagatTGAGGAGGACATCCGGGAGcgtgactgggagagagaggtgcTGGGCCTCAAGCGAGACAAGAAGGACAACCCTGCCATCCAGCTGAGACTGAAAGAGCCCA TGGATATAGAGGTGGAGGACTACTACTCTGCCTTCCTGGAGATGGTGCGGAACCTTCTGGATGGCAACATGGAGCCGGCTCAGTACGAGGACTCCCTCCGGGAGATGTTCACCATCCATGCCTACACCGCCTTCACCATGGACAAACTCATCCAGAGCATCGTCAGGCAG CTCCAGCACATAGTGAGTGACGAGATCTGCGTGCAGGTGACAGACCTGTACTTAGCAGAGGGCACCAACGAGGCCACCGGGGGTCCCCTTCCCACCCAGACATCCAGAGCTTCCACAGAGGGATGCTACCAGCGCAAGGCGGAACAGATCATGTCCGATGAGAATTGCTTCAAG CTTATGTTTCTAAAGAACAGAGGCCATGTTCAACTGACAGTGGAGCTTCTGGACACCGAGGAGGAGAACTCCGATGAACCCATGGAGGCAGAG cGCTGGTCAGATTACGTGGGTCGCTACCTGAAttctgactctacctctccagaGTTGCGGGAACACCTTGCTCAGAAACCCGTCTTCCTTCCCAG GAACCTCCGTCGGATACGGAAGTACCAAAGGGGTAGGgagcagctggagaaggaggccagcgagggagagaaaaagtccatggagaatgctGAGAACCTTAAAATGGAATGTATGTTCAAGCTCAACTCCTACAAGATGGTGTATGTCTTCAAGTCTGAGGACTACATGTACCGACGCACTGCCTTGCTGCGAGCTCACCAG TCACACGAGAGAGTGAGCACTCGGTTGCACAAGCGCTTCCAGGCCTGGGTCGACTTCTGGGTGAAGGAGCATGTCACTCGCGACATGGCCGCTGAGACCAACAAGTGGCTGATGGGAGAGGGGCGTGACGGCCTGGTGCCGTGCACCACCACCCGCGAGCTGGAGATCCTCCACTTCATGAACATCAACAAGTACCGTGTCAAATACGGCTCACCCCTCAATGCACCATAA
- the sin3aa gene encoding SIN3 transcription regulator family member Aa isoform X2, which yields MRETTRFPSSRSFSPLEHEFKMKRRLEEQEPVFASQQRRFTGSTEAFQHRVLAPAPAAYEAVGDSMQPTAGNIQYSVPQGYQVSTVPQNSSGHGHAPSPAVHHHSPAVQPHGPPVMQGHTHPPASAQGQQQFQRLKVEDALSYLDQVKLQFGNQPQVYNDFLDIMKEFKSQSIDTPGVISRVSQLFKGHPDLIMGFNTFLPPGYKIEVATNDLVNVTTPGQIHHITPHGISVSQIPLSGLPTPHQPPAPTTTSAPPPPTQPTPTKISKPLQSPVLTPSSQPNPSIPAYASPRSPTLQPHTPISGTPNAPPLQNNQPVEFNHAINYVNKIKNRFQGQPDIYKAFLEILHTYQKEQRNAKEAGGNYTPALTEQEVYAQVARLFKNQEDLLSEFGQFLPDANSSVLLSKTTAEKAESVRNDHGGTAKKLQLNNKQRPNQNGCQIRMLSGTVATPPVKKKPKLLNLKDSSLVEASKHGDGTESLFFEKVRKGLRSAEAYDNFLRCLVIFNQEVISRAELVQLVLPFLGKFPELFNWFKNFLGYREMSHTERYPKERALEGIAMEIDYASCKRLGSSYRALPKSYTQPKCTGRTPLCKEVLNDTWVSFPSWSEDSTFVSSKKTQYEEHIYRCEDERFELDVVLETNLATIRMLETVQRKLSRMSAEEQAKFRLDNTLGGSSEVIHRKAIQRIYGDKAPDIIDGLKKNPAVSVPIVLKRLKTKEEEWREAQRGFNKIWREQNEKYYLKSLDHQGINFKQNDTKVLRSKTLLNEIESIYDERQEQASEENTAMPSGPHLTLTYEDSQILEDAAALIIHHVKRQTGIQKEDKYKIKQIIHHLIPDMLFAQRGELSDLEEEEEEEEMELDVSVAKKHNGVMQGGSPNKSSKLLFCNTGAQKLRSCAEAYNLFYVNNNWYIFLRLHQTLCSRLTRIYGQAERQIEEDIRERDWEREVLGLKRDKKDNPAIQLRLKEPMDIEVEDYYSAFLEMVRNLLDGNMEPAQYEDSLREMFTIHAYTAFTMDKLIQSIVRQLQHIVSDEICVQVTDLYLAEGTNEATGGPLPTQTSRASTEGCYQRKAEQIMSDENCFKLMFLKNRGHVQLTVELLDTEEENSDEPMEAERWSDYVGRYLNSDSTSPELREHLAQKPVFLPRNLRRIRKYQRGREQLEKEASEGEKKSMENAENLKMECMFKLNSYKMVYVFKSEDYMYRRTALLRAHQSHERVSTRLHKRFQAWVDFWVKEHVTRDMAAETNKWLMGEGRDGLVPCTTTRELEILHFMNINKYRVKYGSPLNAP from the exons GTCTTTCAGCCCCCTCGAGCATGAGTTCAAAATGAAACGGCGCTTGGAGGAACAGGAACCGGTATTTGCGTCCCAACAGCGGCGCTTCACCGGCAGCACGGAGGCTTTCCAGCACCGCGTCCTGGCCCCGGCGCCTGCCGCGTACGAGGCCGTGGGCGACAGCATGCAGCCTACCGCAGGCAACATCCAGTATTCTGTCCCACAGGGCTACCAG GTCTCCACTGTGCCACAGAACTCGAGTGGTCATGGCCACGCCCCTAGCCCAGCTGTACACCACCACAGCCCAGCTGTCCAGCCCCATGGGCCCCCTGTGATGCAGGGCCACACTCACCCCCCTGCCTCAGCCCAGGGCCAGCAGCAATTCCAGAGGCTCAAG gtgGAAGATGCTTTGTCTTACCTGGACCAAGTGAAACTCCAGTTTGGCAACCAACCTCAAGTCTACAATGACTTCCTGGACATCATGAAGGAGTTCAAGTCTCAAAG CATTGACACTCCAGGGGTGATAAGCAGGGTATCCCAGCTCTTCAAAGGCCACCCTGACCTCATTATGGGATTCAACACCTTCCTGCCACCAGGCTACAAGATCGAGGTCGCGACCAACGACCTGGTCAATGTGACCACGCCGGGTCAGATCCACCACATCACCCCTCACGGCATCTCTGTCTCACAAATCCCCCTGTCGGGACTACCCACCCCGCACCAGCCGccagcccccaccaccacctctgcCCCACCCCCTCCCACACAGCCAACCCCTACCAAGATAAGCAAG CCACTGCAATCTCCAGTCCTCACGCCAAGCAGCCAGCCCAATCCGTCCATCCCCGCCTATGCCTCCCCCCGATCCCCAACCCTGCAGCCCCACACCCCGATCAGTGGCACGCCCAATGCCCCTCCACTGCAGAACAACCAGCCTGTGGAGTTCAATCATGCCATCAACTACGTCAACAAGATCAAGAACCGTTTCCAGGGTCAGCCGGACATCTACAAAGCCTTCCTGGAGATCCTGCACACCTACCAG AAGGAGCAGCGGAATGCTAAGGAGGCAGGAGGGAACTACACCCCAGCCCTGACAGAGCAGGAGGTCTATGCCCAGGTGGCCCGGCTCTTCAAGAACCAGGAGGACCTTCTCTCTGAGTTTGGCCAGTTCCTACCAGATGCCAACAGCTCGGTG CTGTTAAGCAAGACGACAGCAGAAAAGGCGGAGTCTGTGCGGAATGACCACGGTGGCACAGCAAAGAAGCTGCAGCTCAACAACAAACAGAGGCCCAATCAGAACGGTTGCCAGATCCGCATGCTCTCTGGGACAGTTGCCACACCCCCTGTCAAG AAGAAGCCCAAGTTGCTGAATTTGAAAGACTCGTCCCTGGTAGAAGCCAGCAAACATGGAGATGGCACAGAATCTCTGTTCTTTGAGAAG GTGCGGAAGGGCTTGCGGAGTGCAGAGGCCTATGACAACTTCCTGCGTTGTTTGGTCATCTTCAACCAAGAGGTCATCTCCAGGGCTGAGCTGGTGCAACTGGTGCTGCCTTTCCTGGG GAAATTCCCCGAACTGTTCAATTGGTTCAAGAACTTCCTAGGATACCGGGAAATGTCCCACACTGAGCGCTATCCCAAGGAGCGTGCTTTGGAGGGCATTGCCATGGAGATCGACTATGCTTCCTGCAAGAGACTGGGATCGAGCTACAGAGCACTGCCGAAGAGCTACACGCAGCCAAAGTGCACCGGGAGAACGCCACTGTGCAAAGAG GTCCTCAATGACACCTGGGTGTCCTTCCCTTCCTGGTCTGAAGACTCTACCTTTGTGAGCTCCAAAAAGACCCAGTATGAGGAGCACATCTACAGATGTGAGGATGAACGCTTCGAG CTGGACGTGGTGCTGGAGACCAACCTGGCCACCATCCGCATGCTGGAGACAGTACAAAGAAAACTGTCCCGTATGTCTGCCGAGGAGCAGGCCAAGTTCCGCCTGGACAACACGCTGGGAGGCTCCTCGGAAGTCATCCATCGCAAGGCCATCCAGAGGATATATGGTGACAAGGCCCCTGACATCATCGATGGGCTCAAGAAGAACCCTGCCGTTTCTGTTCCCATTGTGCTGAAGAG GTTAAAGACCAAGGAGGAGGAGTGGCGGGAAGCCCAGAGGGGCTTCAACAAGATCTGGAGGGAGCAGAATGAGAAGTACTACTTGAAGTCTCTTGACCACCAAGGTATCAACTTCAAACAGAACGACACCAAGGTGCTACGATCCAAGACACTGCTCAATGAGATTGAGAGCATCTACGACGAG CGACAGGAACAGGCATCGGAAGAGAACACCGCGATGCCCAGCGGCCCCCACCTAACTTTGACCTACGAGGACAGCCAGATCCTGGAGGACGCTGCCGCCCTCATCATCCACCACGTCAAGCGGCAGACGGGCATCCAGAAGGAGGACAAGTACAAGATCAAACAAATCATTCACCACTTGATCCCCGACATGCTGTTCGCCCAGCGCGGCGAGCTCTCAGAcctggaggaagaagaagaggaagaggagatggagcTGGATGTGTCCGTGGCCAAGAAGCACAATGGCGTCATGCAAGGCGGAAGCCCCAACAAGTCCTCCAAGCTCCTCTTCTGCAACACGGGTGCCCAGAAGCTGCGAAGTTGCGCCGAGGCCTACAATCTATTTTACGTCAACAATAACTGGTACATCTTCCTGCGGCTGCACCAGACACTGTGCTCGCGGCTGACGCGGATCTacgggcaggcggagaggcagatTGAGGAGGACATCCGGGAGcgtgactgggagagagaggtgcTGGGCCTCAAGCGAGACAAGAAGGACAACCCTGCCATCCAGCTGAGACTGAAAGAGCCCA TGGATATAGAGGTGGAGGACTACTACTCTGCCTTCCTGGAGATGGTGCGGAACCTTCTGGATGGCAACATGGAGCCGGCTCAGTACGAGGACTCCCTCCGGGAGATGTTCACCATCCATGCCTACACCGCCTTCACCATGGACAAACTCATCCAGAGCATCGTCAGGCAG CTCCAGCACATAGTGAGTGACGAGATCTGCGTGCAGGTGACAGACCTGTACTTAGCAGAGGGCACCAACGAGGCCACCGGGGGTCCCCTTCCCACCCAGACATCCAGAGCTTCCACAGAGGGATGCTACCAGCGCAAGGCGGAACAGATCATGTCCGATGAGAATTGCTTCAAG CTTATGTTTCTAAAGAACAGAGGCCATGTTCAACTGACAGTGGAGCTTCTGGACACCGAGGAGGAGAACTCCGATGAACCCATGGAGGCAGAG cGCTGGTCAGATTACGTGGGTCGCTACCTGAAttctgactctacctctccagaGTTGCGGGAACACCTTGCTCAGAAACCCGTCTTCCTTCCCAG GAACCTCCGTCGGATACGGAAGTACCAAAGGGGTAGGgagcagctggagaaggaggccagcgagggagagaaaaagtccatggagaatgctGAGAACCTTAAAATGGAATGTATGTTCAAGCTCAACTCCTACAAGATGGTGTATGTCTTCAAGTCTGAGGACTACATGTACCGACGCACTGCCTTGCTGCGAGCTCACCAG TCACACGAGAGAGTGAGCACTCGGTTGCACAAGCGCTTCCAGGCCTGGGTCGACTTCTGGGTGAAGGAGCATGTCACTCGCGACATGGCCGCTGAGACCAACAAGTGGCTGATGGGAGAGGGGCGTGACGGCCTGGTGCCGTGCACCACCACCCGCGAGCTGGAGATCCTCCACTTCATGAACATCAACAAGTACCGTGTCAAATACGGCTCACCCCTCAATGCACCATAA